Proteins from one Thaumasiovibrio subtropicus genomic window:
- the minD gene encoding septum site-determining protein MinD: MTRIIVVTSGKGGVGKTTTSAAIATGLALKGKKTAVIDFDIGLRNLDLIMGCERRVVYDFVNVINGEATLNQALIKDKRVDNLFVLPASQTRDKDALTKDGVQRVLDEMKAMDFDFIICDSPAGIEAGAMMALYFADEAIVTTNPEVSSVRDSDRILGILDSKSMRAEQAMEPVKQHLLLTRYNPGRVINGDMLSVEDVEEILHIPLLGVIPECQSVLNASNRGEPVIHDEVSIAGQAYDDAISRLLGEERELRFLSEEKKGFLKRLFGG, translated from the coding sequence ATGACACGTATTATCGTGGTGACTTCCGGTAAAGGCGGAGTCGGAAAAACTACTACCAGTGCCGCCATTGCGACAGGTCTAGCACTCAAAGGCAAGAAAACCGCTGTTATCGATTTTGATATAGGTTTGCGTAACTTAGATCTTATCATGGGTTGTGAGCGTCGTGTTGTCTATGATTTCGTCAACGTCATCAATGGAGAAGCAACACTTAACCAAGCGTTGATCAAAGATAAACGTGTCGACAACCTTTTTGTCTTGCCTGCCTCTCAGACCCGCGACAAAGACGCACTCACCAAAGATGGCGTGCAACGTGTGTTAGATGAAATGAAAGCAATGGACTTTGATTTCATTATTTGTGATTCACCAGCAGGTATCGAAGCTGGTGCAATGATGGCCTTGTACTTTGCAGATGAAGCGATTGTTACGACTAACCCTGAAGTCTCTTCGGTACGAGATTCAGACAGAATTCTTGGCATTCTTGATTCTAAGTCTATGCGCGCAGAACAGGCGATGGAACCGGTTAAACAACACTTATTGCTGACTCGCTACAATCCAGGTCGCGTAATCAATGGTGATATGCTAAGTGTTGAAGATGTAGAAGAGATTCTTCACATTCCATTGCTGGGCGTCATTCCTGAATGTCAGTCAGTATTGAATGCCTCTAACCGTGGTGAGCCCGTTATCCACGATGAAGTATCGATTGCAGGCCAAGCTTACGATGACGCGATTTCTCGTTTGTTAGGTGAAGAGCGTGAACTACGTTTCCTTTCCGAGGAGAAGAAAGGCTTCCTAAAACGACTGTTTGGAGGGTAA
- the minE gene encoding cell division topological specificity factor MinE, whose amino-acid sequence MALLEFFRPKREKSANVAKERLQIIVAERRSGSNKSPSYLPALKKDILEVIRRYVDIDPDQVNVHLDQKESDLAVLELNVTLPEDKE is encoded by the coding sequence ATGGCTTTACTTGAATTTTTCCGCCCTAAGCGCGAGAAAAGCGCGAATGTTGCTAAGGAGCGTTTGCAGATCATCGTCGCTGAACGCCGATCGGGTAGTAACAAGTCGCCAAGTTACCTTCCTGCATTGAAAAAAGATATTCTAGAAGTGATTCGACGCTATGTTGATATCGACCCAGATCAAGTCAATGTGCACCTTGACCAAAAAGAGAGTGACTTAGCTGTTCTCGAGTTGAATGTGACCTTGCCTGAAGATAAAGAATAA
- the gltS gene encoding sodium/glutamate symporter, protein MELVDGILHVNSFWAVTLGIIVLFLGRRLNQTNALLKEFSIPEPVSGGLLVSVILTAFFYLTQIEVSFNLVTRDMLLVYFFTTIGINASLKDLLSGGKPLLILLAVTIVYMIIQNITGIGVASLFGLEPVAGLLSGTVSLIGGHGTAIAWAPKIGEQFGLSTAMEIGIASATFGLILASIMGGPIAKFLINRYQLKPEKVEALDVGIAEDKPEPRLTSYDFLDAILAIHICIILGLALNEGIAKLGLALPLFVTCLFAGILISNLVPNSYPRITGTKWPARKPSVALIADIALGTFLAMSLMSMQLWNLIDLAGPIFAILSAQFVVAILVTLFVVFPAMGKNYDAAVICAGFGGISLGSTPTAMANMSAVATKYGNSHKAFIIVPLVCAFFIDLVNAVLIPYCLKLLG, encoded by the coding sequence ATGGAGCTCGTTGACGGAATCTTACACGTTAACTCCTTTTGGGCTGTTACCCTTGGCATTATCGTGCTGTTCTTAGGGCGTCGCCTCAATCAAACCAATGCCCTTTTAAAAGAATTCAGTATTCCAGAACCCGTATCTGGTGGTCTACTCGTCTCAGTGATTTTGACCGCTTTCTTCTATCTCACTCAGATTGAAGTCAGTTTCAATCTTGTCACTCGAGATATGCTGCTCGTCTACTTTTTCACCACCATCGGCATTAACGCGAGCTTGAAAGATCTCCTTTCTGGCGGAAAGCCGTTACTTATTTTACTTGCTGTCACTATTGTCTACATGATTATCCAGAACATAACGGGCATAGGTGTCGCCTCGCTCTTTGGGTTAGAGCCTGTTGCAGGCTTACTGAGTGGCACAGTGTCACTCATTGGCGGACACGGCACCGCCATCGCTTGGGCGCCCAAAATTGGCGAGCAGTTTGGATTGTCAACCGCGATGGAGATTGGCATTGCCTCAGCAACATTCGGATTAATTCTTGCCAGTATCATGGGTGGCCCGATAGCGAAATTCTTGATCAACCGCTATCAACTTAAGCCAGAAAAAGTGGAAGCGCTTGATGTGGGTATCGCGGAAGATAAACCTGAGCCGCGCCTCACCTCTTACGACTTCCTAGACGCGATATTGGCCATTCATATCTGTATCATTCTTGGTTTAGCGCTCAATGAAGGTATTGCGAAACTCGGGCTCGCTTTACCGCTGTTTGTGACCTGCCTCTTTGCTGGCATACTCATCTCGAATTTGGTGCCAAACTCGTACCCTCGCATTACGGGTACAAAATGGCCTGCTCGCAAACCCTCTGTGGCACTCATTGCTGACATCGCCCTCGGGACCTTTTTAGCCATGTCCTTGATGAGCATGCAGCTTTGGAATCTCATCGATCTCGCAGGCCCAATCTTTGCTATTCTCTCTGCGCAGTTTGTCGTCGCCATTCTAGTGACACTCTTCGTGGTCTTCCCTGCAATGGGGAAAAACTATGATGCAGCTGTGATTTGTGCCGGTTTTGGCGGTATTTCTCTTGGTTCAACACCGACTGCAATGGCCAATATGTCTGCGGTAGCGACAAAGTATGGTAACTCTCACAAGGCCTTCATAATTGTGCCTCTCGTGTGCGCATTCTTTATTGACTTAGTGAACGCGGTGCTTATCCCCTACTGCTTGAAGTTATTAGGCTAG
- the rnd gene encoding ribonuclease D encodes MKFEIVSDYDRLSQLCETAARKSVVMVDTEFVRTRTLYPQLGLVQLFDGDNLALVDPIKCVNLDPLWDLMRNESVTKVLHACGEDLEVFLHVAGFMPTPMIDTQVMAAFLGHGVSMGFGNLVKEYLGIELEKGEARTNWLARPLTDKQLDYAAADVFYLLPLYECLKEKVEQAGWFEAMLTECVSVAGKRNKSRPTSEAYLDIKNAWQLTPRQLAILQKAAQWRVEEARKRDLALNFIVKEVNLWKLARYTIKSKGFMAKQGFEKMEIQRHGSRLIKMVLDVEKLRESELPPKIYRLVDLPGYKQQVKAIKDVVVEIESETGLAQEFLASKKQINQLIGWYRKYDQHPDKKPDMLLSWRQPLFEARVKPIIDEFN; translated from the coding sequence GTGAAATTTGAGATTGTCAGTGACTATGATCGTTTGAGCCAGCTTTGTGAAACGGCCGCTAGGAAGTCGGTTGTGATGGTGGATACTGAATTTGTCCGTACGCGTACACTCTATCCGCAGCTAGGCCTCGTTCAGCTTTTTGATGGTGACAATCTTGCGTTAGTCGACCCGATTAAATGTGTGAACTTGGATCCCTTGTGGGATCTTATGCGCAATGAAAGCGTCACCAAAGTGCTGCATGCCTGCGGGGAAGATCTGGAAGTGTTTCTCCATGTTGCTGGGTTTATGCCAACGCCTATGATTGATACGCAAGTGATGGCGGCATTCTTAGGTCATGGTGTCTCCATGGGGTTCGGGAACTTAGTAAAAGAGTATCTCGGTATTGAGTTGGAAAAAGGTGAAGCGAGAACGAATTGGCTTGCCCGCCCACTGACGGACAAACAACTCGATTATGCGGCGGCAGACGTCTTTTACTTACTTCCTTTGTATGAGTGCTTGAAAGAGAAAGTTGAACAAGCGGGTTGGTTTGAAGCCATGCTTACCGAATGTGTCAGTGTAGCGGGTAAGCGCAATAAGTCCCGGCCGACGTCGGAAGCTTACTTGGATATCAAGAACGCTTGGCAACTTACTCCACGTCAGTTAGCCATTTTGCAAAAGGCGGCACAGTGGCGAGTTGAAGAAGCACGTAAGCGTGACCTGGCCCTTAATTTTATCGTCAAAGAAGTGAACTTATGGAAGCTGGCGCGCTATACCATTAAATCGAAAGGCTTTATGGCTAAGCAAGGATTCGAAAAGATGGAGATTCAACGCCACGGTAGTCGATTGATAAAAATGGTGTTGGATGTTGAGAAGCTTCGTGAGTCTGAGCTCCCGCCGAAAATTTACCGTTTGGTTGATCTACCCGGCTACAAGCAGCAGGTTAAAGCCATCAAAGATGTTGTGGTTGAAATTGAATCCGAAACCGGATTAGCGCAAGAGTTCCTTGCCTCTAAAAAACAGATTAACCAATTGATCGGCTGGTATCGAAAGTATGATCAACATCCAGATAAAAAGCCGGATATGTTATTGAGTTGGCGACAACCTTTGTTTGAGGCGCGCGTTAAACCCATCATTGATGAGTTTAATTAG
- the fadD gene encoding long-chain-fatty-acid--CoA ligase FadD, whose amino-acid sequence MDKVWSKLYPSDVPAEINPDSYPSLVDMFEKSVQKYADQTAYVNMGQVMTFRKLEERSRAFAAYLQNDLKLQQGDRVAIMMPNLLQYPIALFGILRAGLVAVNVNPLYTPRELEHQLNDSGAKAIVIVSNFAHTLEKVVKNTSVKHVVLTRLGDQLSRPKSTLVNFVVKYIKKMVPKYHLPDAISMRSALRLGRRMQYVKPIIESDDTAFLQYTGGTTGVAKGAVLTHRNMIANVMQAKAMYLPVLTEGREAIVTALPLYHVFALTVNGLLMVEMGGQNLLITNPRDIPTFVKELKSFPFTAITGVNTLFNALLNNEDFHELDFSKLGLSVGGGMAVQRAVAEKWQSVTGNYLLEGYGLTECSPLVAAYPCDLVEYNGSIGIPVPSTDVRIVDEEGNVLGNEEIGELQVRGPQVMQGYWQRPEASKEILTEDGWLSTGDIVRFDEHGFLHIVDRKKDMILVSGFNVYPNEIEDVVALHDKVLEVAAIGQAHEVSGEVVKICVVKKDASLSREELLGHCRKHLTGYKVPKIVEFHDELPKTNVGKILRRELREKSSAE is encoded by the coding sequence GTGGATAAGGTGTGGTCGAAACTCTACCCATCAGACGTGCCTGCGGAGATTAATCCGGACAGCTACCCGTCATTGGTCGATATGTTTGAAAAGTCGGTGCAGAAGTACGCTGACCAGACGGCCTATGTCAATATGGGCCAAGTCATGACGTTTCGTAAGTTAGAAGAGCGCAGCCGTGCGTTTGCTGCTTACTTACAGAATGACTTGAAATTGCAGCAGGGAGACCGTGTTGCGATCATGATGCCGAACTTGTTGCAATACCCGATTGCGCTATTTGGTATCCTGCGTGCAGGTTTGGTGGCTGTGAATGTTAACCCGCTATACACCCCACGTGAGCTTGAGCATCAACTGAATGATTCAGGGGCAAAAGCGATAGTGATTGTCTCTAACTTTGCTCACACGCTTGAGAAAGTGGTTAAAAACACCTCGGTTAAACACGTGGTATTAACCCGTCTTGGCGATCAGCTCTCTCGTCCAAAGTCGACCTTAGTGAACTTTGTAGTGAAGTACATTAAGAAAATGGTGCCTAAGTACCACTTGCCTGATGCAATCTCTATGCGTTCTGCGCTTCGATTAGGGCGCCGCATGCAGTATGTGAAGCCAATCATCGAATCTGATGATACCGCCTTCTTGCAATATACCGGTGGCACAACCGGCGTGGCTAAAGGCGCGGTACTGACACATCGCAATATGATTGCCAATGTTATGCAGGCAAAAGCCATGTATTTGCCAGTGCTGACGGAAGGGCGAGAAGCGATCGTCACCGCTTTGCCGCTGTATCACGTGTTTGCGTTAACCGTGAATGGTCTGTTGATGGTTGAGATGGGTGGTCAGAACCTATTGATCACCAACCCGCGTGACATTCCAACGTTTGTGAAGGAGTTGAAGAGTTTCCCATTTACCGCCATTACAGGCGTGAATACGCTCTTCAATGCACTGCTGAACAATGAAGATTTCCACGAGTTAGACTTCTCTAAATTGGGGTTGTCTGTTGGCGGTGGCATGGCTGTGCAACGCGCTGTTGCTGAAAAGTGGCAGAGTGTGACAGGTAACTACTTGCTAGAAGGCTACGGGTTAACGGAATGTTCGCCGCTAGTTGCGGCTTATCCTTGTGATCTGGTCGAGTACAATGGCTCGATTGGTATTCCTGTCCCGTCGACAGATGTGCGCATTGTGGATGAAGAGGGCAATGTTCTTGGCAATGAAGAGATTGGTGAACTGCAAGTTCGCGGCCCACAAGTGATGCAGGGCTACTGGCAGCGCCCGGAAGCCAGTAAAGAAATTCTAACTGAAGATGGTTGGTTGTCGACAGGCGATATTGTGCGTTTTGATGAGCATGGTTTCTTGCATATTGTTGATCGTAAGAAGGACATGATCCTCGTCTCTGGCTTCAATGTCTATCCGAATGAAATTGAAGATGTGGTTGCTTTACACGATAAGGTGCTGGAAGTTGCTGCCATTGGTCAAGCTCATGAGGTGTCAGGTGAGGTGGTTAAGATTTGCGTCGTGAAGAAAGACGCCTCGTTGTCCCGTGAAGAGTTGCTGGGCCATTGCCGTAAGCACCTGACAGGTTACAAGGTACCCAAAATTGTTGAGTTCCATGATGAGTTGCCGAAAACCAACGTTGGAAAAATCCTTCGTCGCGAGCTTCGTGAAAAATCATCCGCAGAGTAA
- a CDS encoding alpha/beta fold hydrolase, which produces MKSDSINLPSGQRIAFLGTRDIDANKPSVIALHGWQDNAASFHSMTELLRDVCNLWVMDLAGHGYSSPRSYDNFYYFHDYVDDLAQFIDKLQLSSLHLVGHSLGGLISTCYAAAFPAKVRSLFLIESLAPLFESENNVVQRLTKGIQSRRIWREKSVRAMQSRAQALQLRQRVTPLEESLLWPMIERGTQETEQGVFWRHDVRLKADSLFRLSEAQSRAIVKAIQCPVTAVLGLDGFEELKQQQRQAWFSHLQVHQVPGGHHCHLESPALVSQRLIEHIQRHEKAAHFSK; this is translated from the coding sequence ATGAAATCAGATTCCATCAACTTACCTTCTGGGCAGAGGATTGCCTTCCTCGGCACCAGAGATATCGATGCCAACAAACCTAGTGTTATTGCTCTACATGGTTGGCAAGATAACGCTGCGTCGTTTCATAGCATGACTGAATTGTTACGAGATGTGTGTAACTTGTGGGTTATGGATTTGGCGGGGCATGGCTATTCATCACCAAGAAGTTACGATAATTTCTACTATTTTCACGATTATGTCGACGATTTGGCGCAATTTATCGACAAGTTACAACTTTCTTCACTTCATCTGGTCGGACATTCTCTAGGTGGTCTGATCTCAACTTGCTACGCTGCCGCGTTTCCCGCTAAAGTTCGGTCACTCTTTTTAATTGAATCGCTGGCACCGCTTTTCGAATCAGAGAATAATGTCGTACAGCGCCTGACTAAAGGGATTCAAAGCCGCAGGATTTGGCGTGAGAAATCGGTGAGGGCGATGCAATCTAGAGCACAAGCGTTGCAGCTCCGCCAGCGGGTGACACCGTTAGAGGAGTCGCTGCTCTGGCCAATGATAGAAAGAGGTACCCAAGAGACAGAGCAAGGTGTTTTTTGGCGTCATGATGTACGGTTGAAAGCAGACTCTCTGTTTCGATTGAGTGAAGCCCAGTCGAGGGCAATAGTGAAGGCCATTCAATGTCCAGTGACAGCGGTATTGGGCTTGGATGGATTTGAAGAACTTAAACAACAACAACGACAGGCATGGTTTTCTCATTTGCAGGTACATCAGGTACCCGGAGGTCACCATTGCCATTTGGAAAGTCCAGCGTTGGTTTCGCAACGCTTGATAGAACATATTCAGCGACATGAGAAAGCGGCTCACTTTTCGAAGTGA
- the tsaB gene encoding tRNA (adenosine(37)-N6)-threonylcarbamoyltransferase complex dimerization subunit type 1 TsaB: MTLKILAVDTATENCSVALRVGDDVIHRSAIAPREHTTKILPMVDEVLAEGGLSLSQLDGLAFGRGPGSFTGVRIGIGIAQGLAFGAELPMVGVSTLAAMAQACYREHQVESVLTAIDARMGELYWAQYRRDDQGWQAIAPEMVAAPEQVVVAEREGTWATAGTGWDAYPELSEQLDLATTPSGVLYPQAQDMVMLVDLNESVTPDKAEPVYLRDKVTWKKLPGRE; encoded by the coding sequence ATGACGCTTAAGATTCTTGCTGTTGATACAGCGACGGAAAATTGTTCTGTAGCCCTTCGTGTGGGTGATGATGTGATTCACCGCAGTGCGATAGCACCCCGTGAGCATACGACCAAAATACTGCCGATGGTCGATGAAGTATTGGCTGAAGGTGGCCTATCTTTGAGCCAACTCGATGGTTTGGCGTTTGGACGTGGCCCTGGTAGTTTTACTGGCGTAAGAATTGGTATCGGAATTGCACAAGGTTTAGCATTCGGCGCTGAGTTGCCGATGGTGGGTGTATCAACCTTGGCTGCGATGGCGCAGGCCTGTTACCGTGAGCATCAAGTGGAGTCGGTGTTGACGGCCATTGATGCGCGTATGGGTGAACTATACTGGGCACAGTACCGCCGTGATGATCAAGGGTGGCAGGCCATTGCCCCTGAGATGGTAGCAGCGCCAGAACAGGTTGTGGTTGCTGAGCGTGAAGGCACGTGGGCGACGGCTGGAACAGGATGGGATGCCTATCCTGAGCTCAGTGAACAGTTGGACTTGGCGACGACGCCATCTGGTGTGTTGTATCCTCAGGCGCAAGATATGGTGATGTTAGTTGATCTCAATGAGTCGGTCACTCCCGACAAGGCAGAACCAGTATATCTGCGTGATAAAGTGACTTGGAAGAAGCTACCAGGTCGCGAATAA
- a CDS encoding ATP-dependent DNA helicase — protein sequence MIDEYFSPDGVLATAIDGFAPREPQRIMSRAVSTAIETQTQLVVEAGTGTGKTFAYLVPALTCGKKVIISTGSKALQEQLYHRDLPLMAKALEFSGITALLKGRSNYLCPERLANQIDESHLGENLNFTELVGVRQWASATKSGDLSECDVLKEDSPLIPMITSTNDNCLGKDCPSFEECYVVKARRRAMEADLVVVNHHLFLADVAIKETGFGELIPEAEVFVFDEAHQLPDIASQYFGQSLTSRQLTELAKDIMIGYRTEVRDMKQLQKVSDRLGQAAMDLRLILGDGGFRGNWRDALQSAPIAREVERLSDALALTYDVLKLALGRSQLIDTAFERTAIIKGRLERVCDTSVTGYSYWYDTTPRHFGLHITPLSVAERFHQQIEEQKGAWIFTSATLAVDDDFGHFANRLGLKPAEQFSLPSPFDYQSQALLCVPRFLPEPNSFGLADKLVDMLAPVIEDNDGRCFFLCTSHQMVRDLAAGFREKLDLPILAQGDLPKQQLLSQYLEEGNAVLVATGAFWEGVDVRGQALSCVIIDKLPFTAPDDPLLKARIEDCRLQGGDPFAHVQIPDAVITLKQGVGRLIRDNSDRGALVICDNRLVTRPYGAVFLRSLPDIPRTRSLSDVRQFLLDAGASSI from the coding sequence ATGATTGATGAGTATTTTTCACCTGATGGTGTGTTAGCGACGGCGATTGACGGTTTTGCCCCCCGTGAACCGCAGCGCATTATGTCGCGCGCGGTATCGACGGCCATTGAAACGCAGACACAGTTGGTGGTTGAAGCCGGTACGGGAACGGGCAAAACGTTTGCCTATTTAGTGCCTGCGTTGACGTGCGGTAAGAAAGTCATCATTAGTACCGGTTCGAAAGCGCTACAAGAGCAGTTGTACCATCGTGATTTGCCTTTGATGGCAAAAGCCTTGGAGTTTTCAGGGATCACGGCACTGCTCAAAGGGCGAAGTAACTATCTTTGTCCAGAGCGCTTGGCCAATCAGATTGATGAAAGTCATTTGGGTGAAAACCTAAACTTCACCGAGTTGGTGGGTGTTAGGCAGTGGGCAAGTGCAACAAAAAGCGGTGATCTGAGCGAGTGCGATGTGCTGAAAGAAGATAGCCCGCTCATCCCAATGATTACTTCCACTAATGACAATTGTCTAGGTAAAGATTGCCCATCGTTTGAAGAGTGTTATGTGGTTAAAGCGCGTCGCCGCGCGATGGAAGCTGATCTTGTTGTTGTCAACCATCATCTGTTTTTGGCTGATGTGGCGATAAAAGAGACTGGCTTTGGCGAGCTGATTCCCGAAGCCGAAGTGTTTGTGTTTGATGAAGCGCATCAACTCCCCGATATTGCCAGTCAGTATTTTGGTCAGTCCCTGACTAGTCGGCAGCTAACCGAGTTAGCAAAAGACATCATGATAGGTTATCGCACCGAAGTACGCGATATGAAGCAACTGCAGAAAGTGTCTGATCGGCTTGGACAAGCGGCCATGGACTTGCGACTCATACTTGGCGATGGCGGCTTTCGTGGTAACTGGCGTGATGCCTTGCAGTCTGCACCGATTGCGAGAGAGGTGGAGCGTTTAAGTGATGCTTTGGCATTGACTTATGATGTACTCAAGCTTGCGCTGGGCCGCAGCCAGCTTATTGACACGGCATTTGAACGCACTGCGATAATAAAAGGGCGTTTAGAACGTGTGTGTGATACGTCGGTGACCGGTTATTCTTATTGGTACGATACGACGCCTCGTCATTTTGGCTTGCATATCACGCCGTTGTCGGTCGCTGAACGTTTCCATCAGCAGATTGAAGAGCAGAAAGGGGCTTGGATTTTTACGTCTGCAACGTTGGCGGTGGATGATGACTTTGGCCACTTTGCTAATCGCCTAGGTTTAAAACCTGCTGAGCAGTTTTCATTACCGAGCCCATTCGACTATCAATCACAAGCCTTATTGTGTGTGCCGCGATTTTTACCAGAGCCGAACAGTTTCGGCTTGGCGGATAAATTAGTCGACATGCTCGCGCCTGTGATAGAAGACAATGACGGACGCTGCTTCTTCCTGTGTACCTCTCATCAAATGGTACGTGATCTGGCGGCAGGGTTTAGAGAAAAGCTCGATCTGCCTATCTTAGCCCAAGGTGATTTGCCAAAGCAGCAGCTACTGAGTCAATACTTAGAGGAAGGCAACGCGGTGTTAGTGGCAACCGGTGCGTTTTGGGAAGGTGTCGATGTTAGAGGGCAAGCATTGAGCTGTGTTATCATTGATAAATTGCCCTTTACTGCGCCTGATGACCCGTTGTTAAAAGCGCGAATTGAAGATTGCCGTTTACAAGGTGGAGACCCTTTTGCGCATGTGCAGATTCCCGATGCGGTAATTACCCTTAAGCAAGGGGTAGGCCGTTTGATCCGTGATAACAGTGATCGTGGTGCCTTGGTGATCTGTGATAATCGTTTAGTTACTCGCCCTTATGGCGCGGTGTTCTTGCGCAGTTTGCCGGATATTCCCCGTACTCGTTCTTTGAGCGATGTACGACAGTTTTTGTTAGATGCAGGTGCATCTTCGATATGA
- the purU gene encoding formyltetrahydrofolate deformylase, producing the protein MERKTLLTESTDAKGLIAKITNICYKHQLNIIHNNEFVDNTNQRFFMRTELEGYFNDETFLADIDSALPDDSCRDLISSGRKRIVIMVTKEAHCLGDILMKAFSGALDVEIAAVVGNYDVLESLTEKFDIPYHTVSHEGLSREAHEEKIIEIVNSYSPDYVVLAKYMRVLTESFVAAFPSKIINIHHSFLPAFIGAKPYQQAYDRGVKIIGATAHFVTNDLDEGPIIHQQVIPVDHNFSAKDLAHAGRDVEKSVLSKALAQVLDDRVFVNGNRTVIL; encoded by the coding sequence ATGGAACGCAAAACACTTCTCACCGAGTCGACGGATGCGAAAGGACTGATCGCGAAAATCACCAACATCTGTTACAAGCATCAACTCAATATCATTCACAACAACGAATTTGTTGATAACACTAATCAGCGCTTTTTTATGCGCACAGAGTTAGAAGGCTACTTCAATGACGAAACCTTCTTAGCCGATATTGATAGCGCGCTGCCAGATGATAGCTGCCGCGATCTGATAAGTTCAGGTCGCAAGCGCATTGTTATTATGGTGACCAAAGAAGCGCACTGCTTGGGCGACATTCTGATGAAAGCGTTTTCTGGGGCACTGGATGTCGAGATCGCAGCCGTCGTCGGTAACTATGACGTACTAGAGAGCCTCACTGAGAAATTTGATATTCCTTATCACACCGTCAGTCATGAAGGCTTATCGCGAGAAGCGCATGAAGAGAAAATCATCGAGATTGTGAATAGCTACTCACCAGATTACGTGGTTTTGGCAAAATATATGCGCGTTCTCACTGAGTCTTTTGTCGCCGCTTTCCCTAGCAAAATCATCAATATTCACCATAGCTTCTTGCCAGCTTTTATCGGTGCAAAACCTTATCAGCAAGCCTATGACCGTGGCGTAAAAATCATTGGCGCAACCGCACACTTTGTGACCAATGATCTCGACGAAGGGCCGATCATCCACCAGCAAGTGATTCCTGTCGACCACAACTTTAGCGCTAAAGATTTAGCACACGCGGGCCGCGACGTAGAAAAATCTGTATTGAGTAAGGCGCTCGCTCAGGTGCTTGATGACCGTGTTTTTGTGAATGGCAATCGTACGGTCATTTTATAG
- a CDS encoding VOC family protein: protein MSNTMTPQSLLNALPLFASNVTALLESLSIDASQLQADHLALRLNDQSVAEACFEQWLDYGERISAAVINGRPIWIIKLESPLQIGAWQVPCIELPFPSKKRYVNEGWEHIEFVIPGGATTLAQLQDDLQRLFPTHSLTPDALVSQGFEYKASQPEAEGEQLPNPTIAIKRQGICVKFHAHSIEAVVASEQSV from the coding sequence ATGAGTAACACAATGACCCCTCAATCACTGCTGAATGCGTTACCTTTGTTTGCTAGTAACGTAACTGCTTTACTGGAATCACTTTCCATCGATGCCTCGCAGTTGCAGGCAGATCACCTTGCTCTGCGCTTGAATGACCAGTCTGTTGCTGAAGCCTGCTTTGAGCAGTGGTTGGATTACGGAGAACGCATTTCTGCAGCCGTGATTAATGGCCGCCCAATTTGGATTATTAAGCTTGAATCGCCATTACAGATTGGTGCGTGGCAGGTTCCTTGTATTGAGCTGCCTTTTCCAAGTAAAAAACGTTATGTGAATGAAGGGTGGGAGCACATCGAGTTTGTCATCCCCGGGGGGGCAACGACATTGGCGCAGTTGCAAGACGATCTACAGCGGTTGTTTCCGACGCACTCTTTGACGCCTGATGCATTGGTTTCTCAAGGGTTCGAATACAAAGCAAGCCAACCTGAGGCGGAGGGAGAACAGTTACCCAACCCGACGATTGCGATCAAGCGCCAAGGCATTTGCGTTAAGTTTCATGCTCACTCGATAGAAGCAGTCGTGGCGAGTGAACAATCGGTGTAA